Part of the Candidatus Poseidoniia archaeon genome is shown below.
CGCACCGCGTGAGTCAAGCCATAATCGCAGCGATGAGTGGAAAAAGACCGTTAGCAGGAACGCAGCGGCAATGCCGAAGGCGCAAATGAGGCTGAAGTCCCGCACCGGCCCTACTCCGGCGGTAATGCCGGAGAGGAAGGCAATTACGGTAGTCAGCATCGCCAGCGTCAGCGCGCGTCCCGTGTGCTGTAACGATACTTCCATCGCGCCCGGGACCGAGCGGCCCAGATGCAGCTCCTCCTGATAGCGTCGACTGAGGTGGACCGCAAAGTCGATACCGAGGCCGACGACCAGCGGCATCACCGCCACATCGATGGCGGTCAGCTGGATTCCGACCAGCCCGGTAAAAGCGAACGTCCAGGTAACTGCCAGCGCCAGCGTCAGCAACGGCAGCAGGACGTAGGACCAGTGGCGGAAGCTGAACCAGAGCAGCAGCACTGTCATCACCAGCATCCCGGCGCCCATCATCAGGTTGGTCAGGCGGGTTGACTCGTCGACATCGTGCGCCAGCAGGTCCACCGAAAACGGCTCTGCTTCCAGCTCGGTTGCGTAGTCATTCCACTCCATCGCCAGCTCGCGCAGCTCGATTCCCACCTGCTTCTTCTGGTCGTTATCGAGCCCCGGTTCCATGTAGGCCAGAATGAGCGCTGCGGTTGCGTTCGGGCCGGGGCGGCACACGCCCTCCTCAGGGAACCAGAAACCGGTCCAGTCAAGGTCACGATGGACCAGTACGTCAGTCACGAAATCAACGTCGGCGACAGAGTAGTTGCCGCCCTCGAGCGACCCCAGCGAATCATGCACCTGTTCCCAGGGACAGGCGTCCTGGCTCACCGCGTCGAGCGACCTCCCACTATCGGCGAGCGCCTGGTCGAAGAAAGCGGCTACCGATACGACATTGGTGACGCCTGAAATTCGCTCCACACGCTGGTGCAGGTCGAGCATCTCGAGCAGCGCCGGTATCGTCAGGACGTTGTTCCGACCGCCGGCCGGTATCAGGTAGAGCTGCGCCACCTTGGATTCCTGTCCGAACAGCTCCTCGGTCCGTTCGTGATTAGCGACCGCCGGCGAATCAGGCAGGAACGCCTCGACGTCAGTGCTGAAGGAAACGTCCTGCAGGAACGGTGCCAGCAGCAGGGTAATCACGATGGTTGCCGCGACAATCTCGCGCGGGCGTTCGAGCGGCAGCCGAGCGGCACGGTCGAGCATCGCCGCCGGCAGGCCGGCGTGGCTAATAAGCGTGTTCAGCGGCCGCGACGCCGTGCTGTGTAACAAGCGGTGACGCCAGGCTGCGCCGATGAGTGACCGGAGGGAGCGAATTAGCGGCCGCGACGCCGTGCTGTGTAACAAGCGGTGACGCCAGGCTGCGCCGATGAGCGACCGGAGGGAGCGAATTAGCGGCCGCGCCGTCGCTGCCGCTGCTGGTAGGCACGGATGGCGCGCAGGAAGTCCACCTTGCGCAGCGCCGGCCAGTAGACGTCGGCAAAGTAGAACTCCGAGTAGGCGAGCTGCCACAGCAGGAAATTGCTGACCCGCTCCTCGCCCGAGGTGCGCAGGATCAGGTCGGGGTCGGGCAGGTCGCCGGTGTAGAGGTGGCGCGAGACCATTTCGGTATCAATCTCGTCGGGCGCCAGTTCTCCTGCCTGCACCTTGCGTGCCAGCTGGCGCATCGCCTGGATGATTTCCTGGCGGCCACCGTAGGCGACGGCGATGTTGTAGCGGTAATCTTTGTAGTGCGCCGTCTTTTCCTCGGCGTACGCGATTGCATCGCGCACCCGCTCCGGCAGCAGCTCGCGGTGCCCCAGCGCGCAGACCCGCACGCGGCTGCCGTGGATACGGGGGTCGTCGCCCACCTGCCGGAACGCGTCGGCGAAGAGATTCATTAGCGTCTCGAGCTCTTCCTTCGGGCGGTCGAGGTTCTCGGTCGAAAAGGCGTAGACCGTCAGGACGCGAATGCCCAGTTCCTGGCACCACTCCATCATCTCCTCCAGCTTGCCACGCCCGCGCAGATGGCCTTCGAACGGCGCGAGGCCAAGCTGCTCGGCGAAGCGGCGGTTGCCGTCCATGATGACCGCCAGATGGTGCGGCAGCGGCTCCTTACGCAGGTTGCGCACCAGTCGTTTCTGGTAGAGCGAATAGACCGGCCCCAGCAGTCGCCCCAGCCTGAAGAACACGGCGCGGCACCTTCGCGACCCATATATGAAGCCGGCCGCTCCCGCCACATGGCAGGCGAGTGGGTCTTCGAGCTGGGCGGCGAGCAGCCGCAACTGGCGCACGCCGAGCTCGATGAACTGCTGACGGCGGCCGGCTGTGCGCCCGCTTTCACCGAGGCAGACGGCCTGCGGCTGCGCTGCACCCTCGCACAGCCGCCACCGACCGGGCTGCTGGCGCGGCTGGGGATGGTGCGCAGCGGCGGCGAATTCGCCGCCGCTGGCTCGCTGACGGAGCTGGAAACGGCGGCGGTCGCCATCGACTTGGGCGGCGCGCGTTTTGCGGTGCGCTGCGCGCCCGGTGCGCTCAACCCGCAGGCGGTCAACCGGCGGCTCGGTGCCGCGCTGGCGAAGCACGGCCGCGTCGACCTCGAGCAGCCTGAAATCACGGTGCGCGTTTTCCAAGGCGACGCGCTCGAGTTAATGCTCGAGCGCGAGCCGACCGGCTACCGCCGCTGCCTCGAACATCACCTGAACCGGCGGCCGCGCTTTGCGCCGGTCTCGCTGCCGCCACGGCTGGCGCGTGCGATGGTAAATCTGGCGCTCCCGTCAGGCGCTGCGGCAGGCGCTGCGGCAGGCGCCGAAGGCGATACTGCAGTCGCGGCCCCAACAGGCGACGGGCAACTGCTCGACCCGTTCTGCGGCACCGGGGGGTTGCTGATTGAGGCGGCCGACTGCGGGCTGGCGGCGAGCGGCGGCGACTTCGACGGCGAGATGGTCGCCGCGACGCGCGAAAACCTGCAGCACTTTGGCTTCGCTGCGGAACTGGAGCAGGGCGACGCGGCCGCCGTGGTGCAGCGCGTGCGGCCGGCGGCAATCGCGACCGACCCGCCCTACGGCCGCTCCGCGTCGACCGCGCGCGAGCCGCTCAGTGAGCTGCTCGCGCGCTTCGGCGCCGCCTGCGCGGAGGCGCTGCCGGCCGGCGGGCGGCTGGTGCTGGCGCTGCCCGATCCGGCGCTGCTGCCGCAGGCGGGCTTCAGCGAGCTGTTCCGCTGCGAGTGGTATGTCCACGGGTCGCTGACGCGGCACCTGCTGCTGCTCGAGCGCGACTAGTACTCGACGCGAATCGAGAGCTCGTAGGACATCGCGCCCGCGGTAGCCTCGATACGCCAGATCCAGTCACCAACACTATCGACCTGCCCACCAGAGAACTCCACTGAGAAACTGCCCTCGTTGTAGGTGTTGTTGAAAATCTCATCGCCGGTACCGTTGAAGACGGAAATGCTCACCTCCGAAGTGGTGAGGGTGCGCTCGTCAGTCAGGTTCCAGCCCAGCTCTACCCGCGTGCTATCGGCCTCGACCGGGAACTGCTGCTCTTCGGAGTTGCAGCCGCCCCCAGTAAGCTGGCACTGGACACCGCCCGAGCGTTCATCAGTGTAGGCGCTCGAGTCGCTGGAAACCGTCACCTGCACGATATCTGAATCAGTCGCGTTGGCAGGGTCGCTGACGGTGAGGGTTACCGAGTAGCTACCCTCCGCTTCCCAAGTGTAGGTGGTCATCAGTCCCGAAGAAGTATTGCCGTCGCCGAAATCCCAGTTGTAGACTAGCGGGTCACCGTCGGAATCGCTTGAGAGGTGACCCGATAGTGAAAGTTCCTCGCCAACCCCGACCTTACCGTTGGCCGGCTCCATCACAATCCTGGCGGTGGGGGTGTGGTTGACCTGTTCCTCCTCGTCGCCATCGTCAGCCTCGAGGACAAGGAACCAGTATCCTGCGCCAGCGCCAGCGCCGGCGACGAGGAGCAGCAGCAGGATTATCAGGCTCAGCTTCTTCACGTGATTGTGCGACTATACCCCGGCTATATAGAATTGTCACCCCCGACGGGAGGACTGCGTTCCTGAAGGAAAGCATATAAATAGGGGTCTAGACTGCCGCCAACTCCTGAGTCCTCAGGGAGGAATATTTGGCCGAAGATAGCGAATTCAAATACATAGTCCGCATTGCAGAAACGGACATCCCCGGAGAGCAGAAGCTGGCGTATGCGTTGCCCTCCATCAAAGGCATTGGGCAGCGCATCAGCAACGCGCTGATTAGCCAGCTGAAACTTAACCCTGCGCGACCGGCTGGAGAGCTGGATGACGAGGACGTCGCCCGACTGGAAGAGGCCATTCGCAGCGCTGCCGGAAGCGTCCCGGCCTGGCTCACGAACCGGCAACGGGACTATGACTCGGGCGAGGACATGCATCAGGTAAGCATAGAGCTGAAGATGACACAGGAAGAAGACATTAATCGACTAAAGAAAATCAAGTGCTATCGCGGCGTACGGCACGCCTCGGGGCATAAGGTCCGCGGCCAGCGCACATACTCCAACGGACGACATGGTCTGGCTCTGGGCGTCAGCCGCAAGAAGATTAGTAAGTAGAATTATGGGCGACCCGAGATTTCCCCGCAAGCATTACGATACTCCATCGCACCCCTGGCAGAAGGAGCGCATCGAGAAGGAGAGTGCGCTGGTCCACCAGTACGGACTCAAGAACAAGCGCGAAATCTGGAAGGCCGGTACAAGGGTGCGGCAGATGCGACAGCAGGCACGAAAACTCACCGCCACCGCCTCGGAGCAGGCGCAGAAGGAACGCAGGCTGTTGCTCGGCCGACTAGACCGGCTCGGACTGCTCGACCGCGGTTCCGACCTGGAGGACGTGCTGCGCATGGATGTCGAAAAGCTGCTTGACCGGCGACTACAAACGCAAGTTTACCTGCAGGGACTCGCTTCTACACCGAAACAGTCACGGCAACTGATTACGCACGGCCACATCACCATCGATGGCGCCGTAGCACGGGTTCCCGGCATGCTGGTCACCCGCATGCAGGAGAAGCAGATTGCCTACTTCAGCGGCTCGCCGCTCATGAGCGACCTCCACCCGGTCCGGCCCAAGCCGCGCACCGACGCCGATTTCGACACAGAGCCGGCAGAGGACGAGGCACCAGCGGCCCCGGCAGCGGAAGAGAAGGCTAAAGCCTCCGACGAGAAACAGGCGGAAGCACCGGCAGGCGCCGGAAGCGATGCCGCAGTCGCGACCTCAACCGACGAGGCGAAGCCAAAGGCGAAGAAGACTGCTGCTAAAAAGAAGGAAAAACCCGCTGCAAAGGCTGAAAAATCAGCGGCTAAAAAATCAGCTAAACCTGCCCCGAAGGCCGCCAGCGAGGAGAAGAAATGAGCAGT
Proteins encoded:
- the uppS gene encoding polyprenyl diphosphate synthase, with protein sequence MFFRLGRLLGPVYSLYQKRLVRNLRKEPLPHHLAVIMDGNRRFAEQLGLAPFEGHLRGRGKLEEMMEWCQELGIRVLTVYAFSTENLDRPKEELETLMNLFADAFRQVGDDPRIHGSRVRVCALGHRELLPERVRDAIAYAEEKTAHYKDYRYNIAVAYGGRQEIIQAMRQLARKVQAGELAPDEIDTEMVSRHLYTGDLPDPDLILRTSGEERVSNFLLWQLAYSEFYFADVYWPALRKVDFLRAIRAYQQRQRRRGR
- a CDS encoding RsmD family RNA methyltransferase, with product MAGEWVFELGGEQPQLAHAELDELLTAAGCAPAFTEADGLRLRCTLAQPPPTGLLARLGMVRSGGEFAAAGSLTELETAAVAIDLGGARFAVRCAPGALNPQAVNRRLGAALAKHGRVDLEQPEITVRVFQGDALELMLEREPTGYRRCLEHHLNRRPRFAPVSLPPRLARAMVNLALPSGAAAGAAAGAEGDTAVAAPTGDGQLLDPFCGTGGLLIEAADCGLAASGGDFDGEMVAATRENLQHFGFAAELEQGDAAAVVQRVRPAAIATDPPYGRSASTAREPLSELLARFGAACAEALPAGGRLVLALPDPALLPQAGFSELFRCEWYVHGSLTRHLLLLERD
- a CDS encoding PKD domain-containing protein, whose protein sequence is MKKLSLIILLLLLVAGAGAGAGYWFLVLEADDGDEEEQVNHTPTARIVMEPANGKVGVGEELSLSGHLSSDSDGDPLVYNWDFGDGNTSSGLMTTYTWEAEGSYSVTLTVSDPANATDSDIVQVTVSSDSSAYTDERSGGVQCQLTGGGCNSEEQQFPVEADSTRVELGWNLTDERTLTTSEVSISVFNGTGDEIFNNTYNEGSFSVEFSGGQVDSVGDWIWRIEATAGAMSYELSIRVEY
- a CDS encoding 30S ribosomal protein S13, with the translated sequence MAEDSEFKYIVRIAETDIPGEQKLAYALPSIKGIGQRISNALISQLKLNPARPAGELDDEDVARLEEAIRSAAGSVPAWLTNRQRDYDSGEDMHQVSIELKMTQEEDINRLKKIKCYRGVRHASGHKVRGQRTYSNGRHGLALGVSRKKISK
- a CDS encoding 30S ribosomal protein S4, with protein sequence MGDPRFPRKHYDTPSHPWQKERIEKESALVHQYGLKNKREIWKAGTRVRQMRQQARKLTATASEQAQKERRLLLGRLDRLGLLDRGSDLEDVLRMDVEKLLDRRLQTQVYLQGLASTPKQSRQLITHGHITIDGAVARVPGMLVTRMQEKQIAYFSGSPLMSDLHPVRPKPRTDADFDTEPAEDEAPAAPAAEEKAKASDEKQAEAPAGAGSDAAVATSTDEAKPKAKKTAAKKKEKPAAKAEKSAAKKSAKPAPKAASEEKK